One Amaranthus tricolor cultivar Red isolate AtriRed21 chromosome 1, ASM2621246v1, whole genome shotgun sequence DNA window includes the following coding sequences:
- the LOC130800238 gene encoding uncharacterized protein LOC130800238 — protein sequence MATKCKIRVENIFTHVMICVMVLSSTVPSEARRGYYGPVQSPPPPRPNVCPACVCCTPAPPGVCCGCCSFPIEDPPPPLAVSSP from the exons ATGGCaacaaaatgtaaaataagGGTCGAAAACATCTTCACTCATGTGATGATATGTGTTATGGTATTATCCTCCACAGTACCAAGCGAAGCACGACGTGGTTATTACGGACCAGTGCAATCTCCACCTCCTCCAA GGCCTAATGTATGTCCAGCTTGTGTGTGTTGCACACCAGCACCACCTGGTGTTTGCTGCGGTTGCTGTTCTTTTCCTATTGAAGATCCACCACCGCCTCTTGCCGTGTCTTCACCTTGA